In Rhinopithecus roxellana isolate Shanxi Qingling chromosome 16, ASM756505v1, whole genome shotgun sequence, a single genomic region encodes these proteins:
- the CDK20 gene encoding cyclin-dependent kinase 20 isoform X1 → MDQYCILGRIGEGAHGIVFKAKHVEPRVGWQCLPSILQTGEIVALKKVALRRLEDGIPNQALREIKALQEMEDNQYVVKLKAVFPHGAGFVLAFEFMLSDLAEVVCHAQRPLAQAHVKSYLQMLLKGVAFCHANNIVHRDLKPANLLISASGQLKIADFGLARVFSPDGSRLYTHQVATRWYRAPELLYGARQYDQGVDLWAVGCIMGELLNGSPLFPGENDIEQLCYVLRILGTPNPQVWPELTELPDYNKISFKEQAPVPLEEVLPDASPQALDLLGQFLLYPPRQRIAASKALLHQYFFTAPLPAHPSELPIPQRLGGPAPKAHPGPPHIHDFHVDRPLEESLLNPELIRPFIPEGTHRNSELCCQSRPACAEWRCRPWCCFPECCLLGKEKCRELRCPSVGNSSGRKIWCFILKAIKH, encoded by the exons CCGAGGGTGGGCTGGCAGTGTCTGCCTTCTATCCTGCAGACTGGCGAGATAGTTGCCCTCAAGAAGGTGGCCCTAAGGCGGTTGGAGGACGGCATCCCTAACCAGGCCCTGCGGGAGATTAAGGCTCTGCAGGAGATGGAGGACAATCAGTAT GTGGTGAAGCTGAAGGCTGTGTTCCCACACGGTGCAGGCTTTGTGCTGGCCTTTGAGTTCATGCTGTCAGATCTGGCTGAGGTGGTGTGCCATGCCCAGAGGCCACTAGCCCAGGCACATGTCAAGAGCTACCTGCAGATGCTGCTCAAGGGCGTCGCCTTCTGCCATGCCAACAACATTGTGCATCGG GACCTGAAACCTGCCAACCTGCTCATCAGCGCCTCAGGCCAGCTCAAGATAGCGGACTTTGGCCTGGCCCGAGTCTTTTCCCCAGACGGCAGCCGCCTCTATACACACCAGGTGGCCACCAG GTGGTACCGAGCCCCCGAGCTCCTGTATGGTGCCCGCCAGTATGACCAGGGCGTCGATCTGTG GGCCGTCGGCTGCATCATGGGGGAGCTGTTGAATGGGTCCCCGCTTTTCCCAGGCGAGAACGACATTGAACAGCTTTGCTATGTGCTTCGCATCTTGGGCACACCAAACCCTCAAGTCTGGCCG GAGCTCACTGAGCTGCCGGACTACAACAAGATCTCCTTTAAGGAGCAGGCGCCCGTGCCCCTGGAGGAGGTACTGCCCGACGCCTCTCCCCAggcattggatctgctgggtcagtTCCTCCTCTACCCTCCTCGCCAGCGCATCGCAGCTTCCAAG GCTCTCCTCCATCAGTACTTCTTCACAGCTCCCCTGCCTGCCCATCCATCTGAGCTGCCGATTCCTCAGCGTCTAGGAGGACCTGCCCCCAAGGCCCATCCAGGGCCCCCCCACATCCATGACTTCCACGTGGACCGGCCTCTTGAGGAGTCGCTGTTGAACCCAGAGCTGATCCGGCCTTTCATCCCGGAGGG AACACATCGGAACAGTGAGCTCTGCTGCCAGTCAAGGCCTGCCTGTGCAGAATGGCGCTGCCGGCCGTGGTGCTGCTTCCCCGAGTGCTGCCTCCTcggcaaggagaagtgcagagagTTAAGGTGTCCTTCTGTTGGAAActcaagtggaaggaagattTGGTGTTTTATTCTCAAAGCCATTAAACACTAG
- the CDK20 gene encoding cyclin-dependent kinase 20 isoform X3: MDQYCILGRIGEGAHGIVFKAKHVETGEIVALKKVALRRLEDGIPNQALREIKALQEMEDNQYVVKLKAVFPHGAGFVLAFEFMLSDLAEVVCHAQRPLAQAHVKSYLQMLLKGVAFCHANNIVHRDLKPANLLISASGQLKIADFGLARVFSPDGSRLYTHQVATRWYRAPELLYGARQYDQGVDLWAVGCIMGELLNGSPLFPGENDIEQLCYVLRILGTPNPQVWPELTELPDYNKISFKEQAPVPLEEVLPDASPQALDLLGQFLLYPPRQRIAASKALLHQYFFTAPLPAHPSELPIPQRLGGPAPKAHPGPPHIHDFHVDRPLEESLLNPELIRPFIPEG, translated from the exons ACTGGCGAGATAGTTGCCCTCAAGAAGGTGGCCCTAAGGCGGTTGGAGGACGGCATCCCTAACCAGGCCCTGCGGGAGATTAAGGCTCTGCAGGAGATGGAGGACAATCAGTAT GTGGTGAAGCTGAAGGCTGTGTTCCCACACGGTGCAGGCTTTGTGCTGGCCTTTGAGTTCATGCTGTCAGATCTGGCTGAGGTGGTGTGCCATGCCCAGAGGCCACTAGCCCAGGCACATGTCAAGAGCTACCTGCAGATGCTGCTCAAGGGCGTCGCCTTCTGCCATGCCAACAACATTGTGCATCGG GACCTGAAACCTGCCAACCTGCTCATCAGCGCCTCAGGCCAGCTCAAGATAGCGGACTTTGGCCTGGCCCGAGTCTTTTCCCCAGACGGCAGCCGCCTCTATACACACCAGGTGGCCACCAG GTGGTACCGAGCCCCCGAGCTCCTGTATGGTGCCCGCCAGTATGACCAGGGCGTCGATCTGTG GGCCGTCGGCTGCATCATGGGGGAGCTGTTGAATGGGTCCCCGCTTTTCCCAGGCGAGAACGACATTGAACAGCTTTGCTATGTGCTTCGCATCTTGGGCACACCAAACCCTCAAGTCTGGCCG GAGCTCACTGAGCTGCCGGACTACAACAAGATCTCCTTTAAGGAGCAGGCGCCCGTGCCCCTGGAGGAGGTACTGCCCGACGCCTCTCCCCAggcattggatctgctgggtcagtTCCTCCTCTACCCTCCTCGCCAGCGCATCGCAGCTTCCAAG GCTCTCCTCCATCAGTACTTCTTCACAGCTCCCCTGCCTGCCCATCCATCTGAGCTGCCGATTCCTCAGCGTCTAGGAGGACCTGCCCCCAAGGCCCATCCAGGGCCCCCCCACATCCATGACTTCCACGTGGACCGGCCTCTTGAGGAGTCGCTGTTGAACCCAGAGCTGATCCGGCCTTTCATCCCGGAGGGGTGA
- the CDK20 gene encoding cyclin-dependent kinase 20 isoform X2: protein MDQYCILGRIGEGAHGIVFKAKHVEPRVGWQCLPSILQTGEIVALKKVALRRLEDGIPNQALREIKALQEMEDNQYVVKLKAVFPHGAGFVLAFEFMLSDLAEVVCHAQRPLAQAHVKSYLQMLLKGVAFCHANNIVHRDLKPANLLISASGQLKIADFGLARVFSPDGSRLYTHQVATRWYRAPELLYGARQYDQGVDLWAVGCIMGELLNGSPLFPGENDIEQLCYVLRILGTPNPQVWPELTELPDYNKISFKEQAPVPLEEVLPDASPQALDLLGQFLLYPPRQRIAASKALLHQYFFTAPLPAHPSELPIPQRLGGPAPKAHPGPPHIHDFHVDRPLEESLLNPELIRPFIPEG from the exons CCGAGGGTGGGCTGGCAGTGTCTGCCTTCTATCCTGCAGACTGGCGAGATAGTTGCCCTCAAGAAGGTGGCCCTAAGGCGGTTGGAGGACGGCATCCCTAACCAGGCCCTGCGGGAGATTAAGGCTCTGCAGGAGATGGAGGACAATCAGTAT GTGGTGAAGCTGAAGGCTGTGTTCCCACACGGTGCAGGCTTTGTGCTGGCCTTTGAGTTCATGCTGTCAGATCTGGCTGAGGTGGTGTGCCATGCCCAGAGGCCACTAGCCCAGGCACATGTCAAGAGCTACCTGCAGATGCTGCTCAAGGGCGTCGCCTTCTGCCATGCCAACAACATTGTGCATCGG GACCTGAAACCTGCCAACCTGCTCATCAGCGCCTCAGGCCAGCTCAAGATAGCGGACTTTGGCCTGGCCCGAGTCTTTTCCCCAGACGGCAGCCGCCTCTATACACACCAGGTGGCCACCAG GTGGTACCGAGCCCCCGAGCTCCTGTATGGTGCCCGCCAGTATGACCAGGGCGTCGATCTGTG GGCCGTCGGCTGCATCATGGGGGAGCTGTTGAATGGGTCCCCGCTTTTCCCAGGCGAGAACGACATTGAACAGCTTTGCTATGTGCTTCGCATCTTGGGCACACCAAACCCTCAAGTCTGGCCG GAGCTCACTGAGCTGCCGGACTACAACAAGATCTCCTTTAAGGAGCAGGCGCCCGTGCCCCTGGAGGAGGTACTGCCCGACGCCTCTCCCCAggcattggatctgctgggtcagtTCCTCCTCTACCCTCCTCGCCAGCGCATCGCAGCTTCCAAG GCTCTCCTCCATCAGTACTTCTTCACAGCTCCCCTGCCTGCCCATCCATCTGAGCTGCCGATTCCTCAGCGTCTAGGAGGACCTGCCCCCAAGGCCCATCCAGGGCCCCCCCACATCCATGACTTCCACGTGGACCGGCCTCTTGAGGAGTCGCTGTTGAACCCAGAGCTGATCCGGCCTTTCATCCCGGAGGGGTGA
- the CDK20 gene encoding cyclin-dependent kinase 20 isoform X4 — MDQYCILGRIGEGAHGIVFKAKHVETGEIVALKKVALRRLEDGIPNQALREIKALQEMEDNQYVVKLKAVFPHGAGFVLAFEFMLSDLAEVVCHAQRPLAQAHVKSYLQMLLKGVAFCHANNIVHRDLKPANLLISASGQLKIADFGLARVFSPDGSRLYTHQVATRSSLSCRTTTRSPLRSRRPCPWRRYCPTPLPRHWICWVSSSSTLLASASQLPRLSSISTSSQLPCLPIHLSCRFLSV, encoded by the exons ACTGGCGAGATAGTTGCCCTCAAGAAGGTGGCCCTAAGGCGGTTGGAGGACGGCATCCCTAACCAGGCCCTGCGGGAGATTAAGGCTCTGCAGGAGATGGAGGACAATCAGTAT GTGGTGAAGCTGAAGGCTGTGTTCCCACACGGTGCAGGCTTTGTGCTGGCCTTTGAGTTCATGCTGTCAGATCTGGCTGAGGTGGTGTGCCATGCCCAGAGGCCACTAGCCCAGGCACATGTCAAGAGCTACCTGCAGATGCTGCTCAAGGGCGTCGCCTTCTGCCATGCCAACAACATTGTGCATCGG GACCTGAAACCTGCCAACCTGCTCATCAGCGCCTCAGGCCAGCTCAAGATAGCGGACTTTGGCCTGGCCCGAGTCTTTTCCCCAGACGGCAGCCGCCTCTATACACACCAGGTGGCCACCAG GAGCTCACTGAGCTGCCGGACTACAACAAGATCTCCTTTAAGGAGCAGGCGCCCGTGCCCCTGGAGGAGGTACTGCCCGACGCCTCTCCCCAggcattggatctgctgggtcagtTCCTCCTCTACCCTCCTCGCCAGCGCATCGCAGCTTCCAAG GCTCTCCTCCATCAGTACTTCTTCACAGCTCCCCTGCCTGCCCATCCATCTGAGCTGCCGATTCCTCAGCGTCTAG